One stretch of Streptomyces sp. NBC_01363 DNA includes these proteins:
- a CDS encoding TniQ family protein — protein MTSQAPRPLARSLAPLPGESLGGFLLRLSYRLCLTPHRVATLCGLACRSDGIPHEQMRGLGPEATERLARAAQLSIPEAHGLTLDGFAGRYPPLAKLRTSDNEAPGKNRIDWAANPDIRYCPRCLAGDDSPVQQAYGGAWQLRWHLPVVFACVKHRCLLQQDCPQCGQALSGRIGHRYSLLTLPHVPGLHPAQCRNQDPHVVRRYHTRATPCGARLDQLTSPATALAPQDLDHLLHLQQHLDSLLSPAPAPNGTGDEDQETAASYFGDLLVTARLILMSWPAGAGLLPTSSLTNLVGQCATEFASTQAKGNTGPKRRAPHSTAHSAALLLAAQRGLGDRDATSMRERLEPLTREVYRQSRSRGNKLFTHNDASPALLQATAALLYGAQTHARMRTGPHGYRYRLEEIPPLFPRQWYTDLLEPLTAQLPTATTVIVRHLRWAGSLRLVEIVTGQSWRTCAPALGIPSASASRTMYVLGGRMTKAGLWPAFEAAADEAARHLHDQQRRVNYAQRRRATEHWRLTREQWQALCQNIPGLEQQGLTGDTCVGEALLWSMVNEASYLHSPTVLHRRAASPEPDRITDRAGALLRRDRSSYVALRRRLEIYAAHLADTCDRAAPHSNAPASASHQTTD, from the coding sequence ATGACCAGCCAGGCGCCGCGGCCGCTCGCCCGGAGTCTGGCTCCCTTGCCCGGAGAATCGCTGGGCGGGTTCCTGCTGCGGCTGTCCTACCGGTTGTGTCTCACACCGCACCGGGTGGCGACCTTGTGCGGTCTGGCGTGCCGCAGCGACGGCATCCCGCACGAACAGATGCGCGGACTTGGCCCGGAAGCTACCGAACGCCTTGCCCGGGCTGCACAGTTGAGCATCCCGGAGGCCCACGGCCTCACCCTCGATGGGTTTGCCGGCCGCTACCCGCCGCTCGCGAAACTGCGGACGTCCGACAACGAGGCGCCGGGCAAGAACCGTATCGACTGGGCCGCCAATCCGGACATCCGGTACTGCCCGCGCTGCCTGGCCGGCGACGACAGCCCCGTGCAGCAGGCCTACGGCGGGGCCTGGCAGCTGCGGTGGCATTTGCCCGTCGTCTTCGCCTGCGTCAAGCACCGATGTCTTCTGCAACAGGACTGTCCGCAGTGCGGCCAGGCGCTGAGCGGACGCATCGGTCATCGCTACAGCCTGCTCACCCTGCCGCATGTACCGGGGCTGCATCCCGCGCAGTGCCGCAACCAGGACCCTCACGTCGTACGCCGCTACCACACGCGGGCCACGCCCTGCGGCGCCCGCCTGGACCAACTCACCAGTCCAGCAACGGCCCTGGCCCCACAGGATCTGGACCACCTTCTGCACTTGCAGCAACATCTGGACAGCCTGCTGTCGCCCGCTCCCGCCCCGAACGGCACCGGCGACGAAGATCAGGAAACTGCCGCCTCCTACTTCGGTGACCTGCTGGTGACCGCTCGTCTGATCTTGATGAGCTGGCCGGCCGGTGCCGGCCTGCTGCCCACCTCCTCCCTCACCAACCTCGTCGGACAATGCGCCACCGAGTTCGCGTCCACGCAGGCCAAAGGAAACACCGGCCCCAAACGCCGCGCGCCACACTCCACCGCCCACAGCGCGGCCCTCCTCCTGGCCGCGCAACGGGGCCTGGGCGACCGGGACGCCACCTCGATGCGCGAACGACTCGAGCCGTTGACCCGCGAGGTCTACCGCCAGTCACGCTCGAGAGGCAACAAGCTGTTCACCCACAATGACGCCTCGCCGGCCCTGCTCCAGGCCACCGCCGCACTGCTCTACGGCGCCCAAACACACGCCAGGATGCGCACGGGCCCACATGGCTACCGGTATCGCCTCGAGGAGATCCCCCCGCTCTTTCCACGACAGTGGTACACAGACCTCCTCGAGCCGCTGACAGCCCAACTCCCCACCGCGACCACCGTCATCGTCCGGCACCTGCGGTGGGCCGGCTCTCTCCGGCTCGTCGAGATAGTCACCGGACAATCGTGGCGCACGTGCGCCCCGGCCCTGGGAATTCCATCGGCCAGCGCCAGCCGCACGATGTACGTACTGGGCGGCCGCATGACAAAGGCGGGCCTGTGGCCCGCATTCGAGGCGGCTGCCGACGAAGCCGCCCGTCACCTGCACGATCAACAGCGTCGAGTGAACTACGCTCAGCGGCGCCGCGCGACAGAGCACTGGCGCCTGACCCGCGAACAGTGGCAGGCACTCTGCCAGAACATCCCAGGGCTCGAACAGCAGGGCCTCACCGGCGACACCTGCGTCGGTGAGGCCCTGCTGTGGAGCATGGTCAACGAGGCCAGTTACCTGCACAGCCCGACCGTGCTGCACCGCCGTGCCGCCAGCCCCGAACCCGACCGGATCACCGACCGGGCAGGCGCCCTCCTGCGGCGCGACCGCTCCTCCTATGTGGCCCTTCGGCGGCGCCTGGAGATCTACGCCGCTCACCTGGCCGACACATGCGACCGCGCAGCACCACACAGCAACGCCCCAGCATCCGCCTCCCACCAGACGACGGACTGA
- a CDS encoding AAA family ATPase, protein MTDPTPSRAPLPAFLPGPPIDRTRLAEWQRWVHTRDAFVPAPVMGRSQYLRLSPRRRRLHDLHRLATHSSLPVLSTPMSDAVAWLVKARIEDGAYSHKAGIRTGVMVSGGGAQGKTETVCAALAAFEADWLEVNEFMNPQAMPGTRDLVAPVAYVRCPVKATPVSTCQRILDFYGEDYKNMRQEDLIRTVNAAIAAHATKALVIDDITRLKLHRESDQDVLDLLLEVMSMSVTLILVGVGIPLSGLLRRGRFDPVTKQWAIPPVKDRGRSPNPQAATQHERRFEMIELNPFSYDSNAEINAWENHLVRLEQNLRLLNDTEGMLSSGSMPEYLFSRTNGVVGLLEKLIQRGCRLSIEEGSERLDTALLDRCQVSPTDLPDLDAESGEQPVIPPVKNAAAKKRTKPRNGTFDDSGPAAQSAG, encoded by the coding sequence GTGACCGACCCCACCCCCTCCCGCGCCCCCCTTCCCGCGTTTCTGCCCGGCCCGCCCATCGACCGCACCCGCCTGGCGGAATGGCAGCGGTGGGTGCACACGCGGGACGCATTCGTGCCCGCCCCTGTCATGGGCCGCAGCCAGTACCTGCGGCTGTCCCCGCGCCGCCGCCGTCTGCACGACCTGCACCGGCTGGCCACGCACAGCAGCCTGCCGGTGCTCAGCACCCCGATGAGCGATGCGGTGGCGTGGCTGGTCAAAGCCCGGATCGAGGACGGCGCCTACAGCCACAAGGCCGGCATCCGGACCGGAGTGATGGTCAGCGGCGGAGGCGCGCAGGGCAAGACGGAGACGGTGTGCGCGGCCCTGGCGGCCTTCGAGGCCGACTGGCTGGAAGTCAACGAGTTCATGAACCCGCAGGCCATGCCGGGGACCCGGGACCTGGTCGCCCCGGTGGCCTATGTGCGGTGCCCGGTGAAGGCCACGCCGGTGTCCACCTGCCAGCGCATCCTCGACTTCTATGGCGAGGACTACAAGAACATGCGGCAGGAAGACCTGATCCGCACGGTCAATGCGGCGATCGCCGCGCACGCCACCAAGGCCCTGGTGATCGACGACATCACCCGGCTCAAGCTGCACCGGGAGAGCGACCAGGACGTCCTCGACCTCCTCCTGGAAGTCATGAGTATGTCCGTCACCCTCATTCTCGTCGGTGTCGGCATCCCGCTCTCCGGCCTGCTGCGCCGTGGCCGTTTCGACCCGGTCACCAAGCAGTGGGCTATCCCTCCGGTCAAGGACCGTGGCCGCAGCCCCAATCCGCAGGCGGCGACGCAGCACGAGCGACGCTTCGAGATGATCGAGCTCAACCCGTTCAGCTACGACTCGAACGCGGAGATCAACGCCTGGGAAAATCACCTGGTGCGCCTGGAGCAGAACCTGCGCCTCCTCAACGACACCGAGGGCATGCTCAGCTCCGGTTCCATGCCGGAGTACCTTTTCTCCCGCACCAACGGAGTGGTCGGCCTGCTCGAGAAGCTCATCCAGCGCGGCTGCCGACTGTCGATCGAGGAAGGGTCCGAGCGCCTGGATACGGCTCTGCTCGACCGGTGCCAGGTCAGTCCCACCGATCTGCCGGACCTGGATGCGGAATCCGGGGAGCAGCCCGTCATTCCGCCGGTGAAGAACGCAGCGGCCAAGAAGAGGACGAAGCCCCGAAACGGCACCTTCGACGACTCCGGCCCGGCCGCGCAGTCCGCCGGATGA
- a CDS encoding transposase yields the protein MSARCTTWDLAVGQELIVNGAAWQVDKFQPEAGKIVLVQGDGTPWQTTVRELMHHPAVRPSTRSRKDLPAASRGRQPKDMRDLPADKRASVMLRVEHLREVECGFRSGDPLKALPGEPKPAYDPDTTTLTQRRRAKERELRQATVAHPYRAAEQMLDKVSYRTLVRWDKGLRRFGPVGCADDRWLREATGHRITPAVREAILAVRHETLHRSKLSAKDRERLIHQYVREEFGKEEEKKIPSYETLRVLWREWFGSSGGRQRYVVSAARAQAVATGRHVVVSRPGQVVALDTTVLPVKVREDIFGDPVSVHLSLALDVYTHSIVAFRLTLVSDTSVDIAMILRDVMMPLPMRPEWGEDMEWAYPGVPSTVVTEFAGKKVAGLPFFAPETVTTDHGSVYRNHHLVEVQRVIGANIRPSRVLRPTDKQAVERAFGAIQSLLFRVLPGYQGIDTADRGRDPEADACLTVSEMEHFIATWIVQIWQNRQFGSHAPSWDPLGDHSPNSLFAASMAQGGFALQIPSAELYYELLPQHRVTIHARRGVKIRNLWYDGPALDEWRFRQSGRGGVARNKYVVHRDPRDPRFVYFRDPMTHEWHQLRWVGLPEDGRMPAFSDARVRQVMRDLRVQGLAPKSDKDLLPLLLDLIGSKVPVEQWPTRLTKAQRTDIAREEAQAAAAAADRPESPSPSAAGAIPLPRQTTPADMADNVVELPWRQRVEQGQAAIDEERRREAATHQPTPSSTLSQALRGTRLTDLLDEDEDTPAPAGLDEQS from the coding sequence GTGAGCGCGCGGTGCACGACCTGGGACCTTGCCGTGGGCCAGGAGCTCATCGTCAACGGTGCCGCCTGGCAGGTGGACAAGTTCCAGCCCGAGGCCGGGAAGATCGTCCTGGTCCAGGGGGACGGCACGCCGTGGCAGACGACGGTGCGGGAGCTGATGCACCACCCGGCGGTGCGCCCCTCCACCCGTAGCCGCAAGGATCTTCCGGCCGCCTCGCGTGGCCGCCAGCCCAAGGACATGCGCGATCTGCCCGCGGACAAGCGGGCGTCGGTCATGCTGCGGGTGGAGCACCTGCGGGAGGTCGAGTGCGGGTTTCGCAGCGGTGATCCCCTCAAGGCGCTGCCCGGGGAGCCGAAACCCGCCTACGACCCGGACACCACCACCCTCACCCAGCGCCGCCGCGCCAAGGAACGCGAGTTGCGGCAGGCCACCGTCGCCCACCCGTACCGGGCCGCCGAGCAGATGCTGGACAAGGTCAGTTACCGCACTCTGGTCCGCTGGGACAAGGGTCTGCGCCGCTTCGGGCCGGTGGGGTGTGCTGATGACCGGTGGCTGCGGGAGGCGACCGGGCACCGGATCACGCCCGCGGTGCGCGAGGCGATCCTCGCCGTGCGCCACGAGACGCTGCACCGCTCCAAGCTGTCCGCGAAGGACCGCGAGCGGCTGATCCACCAGTACGTGCGCGAAGAGTTCGGGAAGGAGGAGGAGAAGAAGATCCCGAGCTACGAGACGCTGCGGGTGTTGTGGCGGGAGTGGTTCGGGTCCTCCGGGGGCCGTCAGCGCTACGTGGTCTCGGCGGCCCGCGCGCAGGCGGTGGCGACCGGCCGGCATGTGGTCGTCAGCCGCCCCGGGCAGGTGGTGGCCCTGGACACCACCGTCCTGCCGGTCAAGGTGCGCGAGGACATTTTCGGTGATCCCGTCTCGGTGCATCTGTCCTTGGCGCTGGATGTCTACACCCACTCCATCGTCGCGTTCCGCCTCACCCTCGTCTCGGACACGTCGGTGGACATCGCCATGATCCTGCGCGATGTCATGATGCCGCTGCCGATGCGCCCCGAGTGGGGCGAGGACATGGAATGGGCCTATCCCGGCGTTCCCAGCACTGTCGTGACCGAGTTCGCCGGCAAGAAGGTTGCGGGCCTGCCGTTCTTCGCACCGGAGACGGTCACCACGGACCACGGCTCCGTGTACAGGAACCATCACCTGGTCGAGGTGCAGCGGGTGATCGGCGCGAACATCCGCCCCAGCCGGGTGCTGCGGCCGACCGACAAGCAGGCTGTGGAGCGGGCCTTCGGCGCGATCCAGTCCCTGCTGTTTCGGGTCCTGCCCGGCTACCAGGGCATCGACACCGCGGACCGGGGGCGTGATCCGGAAGCGGATGCCTGCCTGACGGTGAGCGAGATGGAACACTTCATCGCCACCTGGATCGTGCAGATCTGGCAGAACCGCCAGTTCGGGTCCCACGCGCCCAGCTGGGACCCGTTGGGGGACCACAGCCCCAACTCCCTGTTCGCCGCCTCCATGGCACAGGGCGGCTTCGCCCTGCAGATCCCCTCCGCCGAGCTGTACTACGAACTCCTGCCGCAGCACCGGGTGACGATTCACGCCCGGCGCGGAGTCAAGATCAGGAACCTGTGGTACGACGGGCCGGCTCTCGACGAGTGGCGGTTTCGCCAGTCGGGCCGCGGCGGTGTGGCGAGGAACAAGTACGTCGTTCACCGGGACCCGCGTGATCCGCGCTTCGTCTACTTCCGCGACCCGATGACGCACGAGTGGCACCAGTTGCGGTGGGTGGGATTGCCGGAGGATGGCCGGATGCCCGCCTTCAGCGACGCGCGCGTGCGGCAGGTCATGCGTGATCTGCGGGTGCAGGGCCTCGCCCCGAAGTCGGACAAGGATCTCCTGCCGCTGCTGCTGGACCTGATCGGGTCCAAGGTTCCCGTGGAGCAGTGGCCGACCCGGCTGACCAAAGCCCAGCGCACCGACATCGCGCGCGAAGAGGCGCAGGCGGCCGCGGCCGCCGCCGACCGGCCCGAGTCCCCCTCGCCCTCCGCTGCGGGCGCAATCCCGCTGCCCCGGCAGACCACGCCCGCCGATATGGCCGACAACGTCGTCGAGCTGCCCTGGCGCCAGCGCGTCGAACAGGGCCAGGCGGCTATCGACGAGGAGCGCCGACGCGAGGCCGCAACGCACCAGCCCACGCCCTCCTCCACGCTCAGCCAGGCCCTGCGCGGTACCCGCCTTACGGACTTGCTCGACGAGGACGAGGACACCCCCGCCCCCGCTGGTCTTGATGAGCAGAGCTGA
- a CDS encoding TnsA-like heteromeric transposase endonuclease subunit encodes MSDQTVLRPAAPRLVCDTRPWSDVSALTDLACTHAIAGEAFAALVKPPDWTSRWTTAWRFGRKTVRFPVRALNEVDMLASVPVRRFTWRTDQWHRPGLEYLVSTERHHGFESFEEELLLLCADFSGVLLEALAQPFRLTFDTTGGRVDHTPDFLLLLRGVPLLIDVRPAHRIDVEDEVKFAASAEAALAAGWNYAVVTGWREHAVGLVDSFSAGRRALSDPLGLQPQLLSAAALGPLPFGDLVERCTLPAVGRAHAIHLLWHRRLGLDMSGPLRDASTVRLAPAKAPAGGRW; translated from the coding sequence GTGTCAGATCAGACCGTGCTGCGCCCCGCGGCGCCGAGGTTGGTGTGCGACACCCGGCCGTGGTCGGACGTCTCGGCACTGACGGACCTCGCCTGCACCCACGCCATCGCGGGCGAGGCCTTCGCCGCCTTGGTCAAGCCGCCCGACTGGACGTCCCGTTGGACGACGGCCTGGCGGTTCGGGCGCAAGACGGTCCGCTTTCCGGTGCGGGCCCTCAACGAGGTCGACATGCTGGCCAGTGTTCCGGTACGCCGCTTCACCTGGCGCACCGATCAATGGCACCGGCCCGGTCTCGAATACCTCGTCAGCACCGAGCGCCACCACGGGTTCGAGAGTTTCGAGGAGGAACTCCTCCTGCTGTGCGCCGACTTCTCCGGGGTGCTGCTGGAGGCCTTAGCCCAGCCGTTTCGCCTCACGTTCGACACGACGGGCGGACGGGTGGACCACACGCCCGACTTCCTGCTGCTTTTGCGGGGCGTGCCGCTCCTGATCGATGTCCGTCCCGCGCACCGGATCGACGTCGAGGACGAGGTCAAATTCGCCGCCAGCGCCGAGGCGGCGCTGGCCGCGGGCTGGAACTACGCGGTCGTCACGGGCTGGCGCGAGCACGCGGTGGGCCTGGTCGACTCCTTCTCGGCCGGCCGCAGAGCGCTGTCCGATCCGCTGGGGCTGCAGCCGCAGTTGCTGTCCGCCGCGGCCCTTGGCCCGCTGCCCTTCGGTGACCTGGTGGAGCGCTGCACTCTGCCCGCCGTGGGGCGGGCGCACGCCATCCACCTGCTGTGGCACCGCCGTCTGGGGCTGGACATGTCGGGACCGCTCAGGGACGCCAGCACCGTGCGGCTGGCGCCGGCCAAGGCGCCCGCGGGAGGCCGCTGGTGA
- a CDS encoding GlxA family transcriptional regulator, which produces MHRVAVLVFDRIHSFDLSLPLQVFSTAHSLEKERGEVFGSRLYDVRVCGDGRNLTATGVGDIEMYQHTPPYPLAEASDADTIVAIGVARRQEPPAEALGLLRDAHQRGVRIAAVSSGGTRVLAAAGLLDGRRAATHWSRRHVIASRYPQVQVDTDVLFIDHGDVLTSAGGAGSIDMCLHMVRQDFGSAVAANVARHMVVAPERDGGQAPYTVHPEPGDAHGSLGPVMHWLRQRLGEPVALADIASQLGTSVRTLNRRFRDQTGTTPLQWLVLQRVHRAQELLETTDLSIEAISRQCGFGTSVAMRQHFAKHLKTSPTAYRRTFRSRHACD; this is translated from the coding sequence ATGCATCGGGTGGCAGTTCTCGTCTTTGACAGGATCCATAGCTTCGACCTGTCGTTGCCACTGCAAGTGTTCAGCACCGCGCACTCTCTGGAGAAGGAGCGGGGCGAGGTGTTCGGCTCTCGTCTCTACGATGTGCGGGTGTGTGGTGACGGTCGAAACCTTACGGCCACCGGGGTCGGTGACATCGAGATGTACCAGCACACCCCGCCTTACCCGTTGGCAGAGGCATCCGACGCGGACACCATCGTCGCCATCGGTGTCGCCCGGCGCCAAGAGCCACCAGCCGAGGCACTCGGCCTGCTCCGCGATGCGCACCAGCGTGGCGTACGGATCGCCGCGGTCAGTTCCGGTGGCACGCGCGTGCTGGCAGCCGCTGGGCTGCTGGACGGCCGACGTGCCGCCACCCACTGGTCGCGGCGGCACGTCATCGCCAGCCGCTACCCGCAGGTGCAGGTAGACACCGACGTGCTCTTCATCGATCATGGTGACGTGCTCACCTCTGCTGGCGGCGCCGGCAGTATCGACATGTGCCTGCACATGGTCCGCCAGGACTTCGGGTCTGCGGTCGCTGCCAACGTTGCCCGCCACATGGTCGTGGCGCCGGAGCGAGACGGAGGGCAGGCGCCGTACACGGTGCATCCAGAGCCTGGTGACGCGCATGGTTCCCTCGGGCCAGTGATGCACTGGCTACGGCAACGGCTGGGGGAACCAGTGGCCTTGGCCGACATCGCATCTCAATTGGGGACAAGCGTGCGCACCCTGAACCGGAGATTCAGAGACCAGACCGGTACGACGCCGCTCCAGTGGCTGGTGCTCCAACGGGTGCACCGTGCCCAGGAGTTACTCGAGACCACCGACCTGTCCATCGAGGCGATCTCCCGGCAGTGTGGGTTCGGCACCTCAGTGGCAATGCGTCAGCACTTCGCAAAACACCTCAAGACCTCTCCGACGGCGTATCGGCGTACATTTCGCAGCCGCCACGCCTGTGACTGA
- a CDS encoding MFS transporter, producing MTGIGDAERDLRLVLAVQGLRAFGYGFSSVLLGTALAAGGLSATQVGVIFATMLTGMACFSLLVGRYADRLGRRRTYLTLLITMGISAALFALTNYFPLLLLAAFTGTLSTDPNESGPITTLEQAMMASVPAPARARGFGRYNAIAYLTGSLGALLAGGPAALRDLWSDVPTDQRWLLILSVSAFLAVLVASRLGEAVEPSGAHRSRGQLTKSRSTVRRLSALFAVDAFAGGFVVQAFLVYWFARRYDASPELMGVVFFAAGLLQAASSVLAGKLGERIGLLNTMVFSHLPSNLLLAVLPLAPGLPAAVTLLLARAALSQMDVPARQAYVVTMVDPAERTAAAAYTNTARYAARPVAPLAATALSQLAWPGLPFLIAGTLRIGYDLTLFVLFRHARPPAPDRVAQAPSEPSEDPR from the coding sequence ATGACGGGCATCGGCGACGCCGAACGGGACCTGCGCCTGGTCCTCGCGGTACAGGGCCTGCGCGCATTCGGCTATGGCTTCAGCAGCGTGCTACTGGGGACCGCACTCGCGGCAGGTGGACTGTCCGCCACACAGGTCGGCGTCATCTTCGCCACCATGCTCACGGGCATGGCCTGCTTCTCTCTACTGGTGGGCCGGTACGCGGACCGCCTCGGTCGGCGGCGAACCTATCTCACGCTCCTGATCACTATGGGAATCTCTGCCGCACTATTCGCTCTCACCAACTACTTCCCGCTTCTCCTTCTCGCCGCGTTCACTGGCACGCTGTCCACCGACCCCAACGAATCCGGGCCGATCACCACCTTGGAACAGGCCATGATGGCAAGCGTGCCTGCCCCGGCCCGCGCTCGCGGGTTCGGTCGGTACAACGCCATCGCGTACCTCACCGGATCGCTCGGAGCACTGCTCGCTGGCGGTCCCGCTGCGTTGCGCGACCTCTGGTCCGACGTCCCCACCGACCAGCGATGGCTCCTCATCCTGTCCGTGTCGGCGTTCCTTGCCGTGCTCGTCGCCAGCCGCCTCGGCGAGGCCGTCGAACCGTCGGGTGCGCACCGGTCCCGGGGGCAACTGACCAAGTCCCGTAGCACGGTCCGACGCCTCTCCGCCCTCTTCGCCGTCGACGCGTTCGCCGGTGGTTTTGTCGTCCAGGCGTTCCTGGTGTACTGGTTCGCCCGCCGCTACGACGCGAGCCCGGAGCTGATGGGCGTCGTGTTTTTCGCCGCGGGGCTGCTCCAGGCCGCGTCCAGTGTCCTGGCGGGAAAGCTCGGGGAGCGCATCGGACTGCTCAACACCATGGTGTTCTCGCACCTGCCATCGAACCTGCTCCTGGCCGTGCTACCCCTCGCCCCCGGGCTCCCCGCCGCGGTGACCCTGCTGCTCGCCCGCGCTGCGCTCTCCCAGATGGACGTCCCCGCCCGACAGGCCTACGTCGTCACCATGGTCGACCCGGCCGAACGCACCGCAGCCGCGGCCTACACCAACACCGCGCGCTACGCCGCACGACCGGTCGCGCCCTTGGCCGCCACCGCCCTGTCCCAACTCGCCTGGCCCGGCCTGCCCTTCCTCATCGCCGGCACCCTGCGGATCGGCTACGACCTCACCCTCTTCGTCCTCTTCCGCCATGCACGGCCACCGGCGCCCGACAGGGTGGCGCAGGCCCCTTCCGAACCCTCCGAAGACCCGCGCTGA
- a CDS encoding SAM-dependent methyltransferase: MRPVSHTTQWTAAARALESERTDALFHDAYARPLAGHHGFRLLEEHPAGGLVEFVAIRTRNLDRAIEAACRDGEVRQVVLVACGLDTRAFRLSWPQEAVVYELDHADLLEAKQDRLDELNAEPGVRRVPVAADLAQDWESALLAAGFDPQSPALWVPEALPFSLESTAAEQRLGALSAPGSILAVDILGAWALRNPAAQGFMRAMRDNGTAWQFGTDAPEELLERSGWKPVEILQPGEPGAGEGRWPYQVHSRSRRFVPRNFLVTATK, from the coding sequence GTGCGACCCGTTTCCCATACAACGCAGTGGACCGCGGCGGCGCGAGCACTCGAATCCGAGCGCACGGACGCGCTGTTCCACGACGCGTACGCTCGACCGCTGGCAGGACACCACGGTTTCCGACTTCTGGAGGAGCATCCGGCCGGTGGACTCGTCGAGTTCGTCGCCATCCGCACGCGGAATCTCGACCGGGCGATCGAGGCCGCCTGCCGTGACGGGGAAGTCCGTCAGGTGGTGCTGGTCGCCTGTGGCCTCGACACCCGCGCCTTCCGCCTGTCCTGGCCGCAGGAAGCCGTCGTGTACGAACTCGACCACGCGGACCTTCTCGAAGCCAAGCAGGATCGCCTCGACGAGTTGAACGCCGAGCCCGGTGTGCGTCGCGTGCCGGTCGCAGCAGACCTTGCCCAGGACTGGGAGTCGGCGCTCCTGGCCGCGGGGTTCGATCCGCAGTCACCGGCCCTGTGGGTACCCGAGGCGCTGCCTTTCTCCCTGGAAAGCACGGCCGCGGAGCAGCGGTTGGGCGCGCTCTCGGCGCCTGGCAGTATCCTGGCCGTCGACATTCTGGGCGCGTGGGCCTTGCGCAACCCCGCGGCACAGGGATTCATGCGGGCGATGCGTGACAACGGAACCGCGTGGCAGTTCGGCACGGACGCCCCCGAGGAACTGCTGGAACGCAGTGGCTGGAAGCCCGTTGAGATCCTGCAGCCCGGTGAGCCTGGCGCGGGTGAAGGGCGCTGGCCGTATCAGGTGCACTCCCGCTCTCGGCGATTCGTTCCGCGCAACTTCCTCGTGACGGCCACCAAGTAG
- a CDS encoding MaoC/PaaZ C-terminal domain-containing protein produces MGTIRFTEAEMIRFAEQFDPQPYHLGGGDSLFGGLVASGWHRASAFMRRYVDVVLDDSAAEGSPGVDQLRWLLPVRPGERLTASITVAGSSISLTRPDCGTVHNHCELVRGDGQEVMTMTLHAMFCKRPATN; encoded by the coding sequence TTGGGAACGATCCGGTTCACCGAGGCGGAGATGATCCGCTTCGCGGAGCAGTTCGATCCACAGCCGTATCACCTCGGCGGCGGTGACTCCCTCTTCGGTGGCCTGGTCGCCAGCGGATGGCATAGGGCGTCCGCCTTCATGAGGCGTTACGTGGATGTCGTGCTCGACGACAGCGCGGCGGAAGGCTCGCCCGGAGTCGACCAGCTCCGCTGGCTCCTGCCCGTGCGTCCCGGGGAGAGACTCACCGCCTCGATCACCGTCGCCGGAAGCAGCATCTCGCTCACCCGGCCTGACTGCGGCACGGTGCACAACCACTGTGAGCTCGTCCGTGGCGACGGCCAGGAGGTGATGACGATGACCCTGCACGCGATGTTCTGCAAGCGCCCCGCAACGAACTGA
- a CDS encoding protein phosphatase 2C domain-containing protein, giving the protein MNEDGVWRSGDSTAGVALVLDGVTSPNPKATGCEHSVTWFVENLGDAILAQVEQRVPQEVSTEALQAAVRSAVASTAHKHLGRCDLSRLTTPQATMALAAWDRDSVCVAILCDSYAVVKDADGACRVLTDPALQLIQDFAPDYGVRRYRNVPDGFHTLAADPSVTDFIRTWSIPRKEIQGLVLTTDGAARYVREYRLGSWEDFYEGVGSDAEGFVRAIRSFESGRPIRTDAKRSDDVALARIDLSTSEVMP; this is encoded by the coding sequence GTGAACGAGGACGGCGTCTGGCGGAGCGGAGACAGCACGGCTGGCGTCGCGCTAGTCCTTGACGGCGTGACCTCTCCCAATCCGAAGGCCACGGGGTGCGAGCATAGCGTCACGTGGTTCGTCGAGAACTTGGGCGACGCAATCCTCGCTCAGGTCGAGCAGCGGGTGCCCCAGGAGGTCTCCACCGAGGCGCTGCAGGCTGCAGTGCGATCGGCGGTCGCGTCCACGGCGCACAAGCATCTCGGTCGGTGCGACCTGAGCCGACTGACCACCCCCCAGGCCACGATGGCACTGGCGGCATGGGACCGGGACTCGGTCTGTGTGGCGATTCTCTGCGACTCGTACGCCGTGGTCAAAGACGCCGACGGCGCATGCCGTGTGCTGACCGACCCGGCCCTGCAGCTCATCCAGGACTTCGCTCCGGACTATGGCGTGCGGCGCTACCGGAACGTTCCTGACGGCTTTCACACCCTTGCGGCCGATCCTTCCGTAACTGATTTCATACGGACGTGGTCGATTCCGAGAAAGGAAATTCAGGGGCTGGTGCTGACGACGGACGGAGCGGCGCGATACGTAAGGGAATACCGTCTCGGCTCATGGGAGGATTTCTATGAGGGGGTCGGTTCGGACGCTGAGGGTTTCGTGCGCGCCATTCGGTCCTTCGAGAGCGGCAGACCGATCCGTACGGACGCCAAGCGGTCCGACGACGTCGCCCTTGCCCGCATCGATCTCAGCACGTCCGAAGTGATGCCATGA